In one window of Campylobacter hepaticus DNA:
- a CDS encoding FtsX-like permease family protein, giving the protein MKFFKTHLSLILPLLFMMFAFEFILITNAALKHYEEIISKDYNIIVVSKIELDQNVLKSKIPFFAKLELLDPKHLIERLKNDISEKNLKVLQDSIPKFYTLQLDSLPNQNELNSIKKHLLDIVGVTKVETFSKTHDKIYSLLILVKFIFWLFLCIIILLAFILFLKQMRIWLYEHTDRIEIMCLFGAPFWFRSFMLYKIVVIDCLLAFIFLLVFFTQLFDLYIKEYFKIIDIVFPPINFILHLSLIFLATLLVCLLCVNWVMFKVKR; this is encoded by the coding sequence ATGAAATTTTTTAAAACGCATTTATCTTTGATTTTACCTTTGCTTTTTATGATGTTTGCTTTTGAATTTATTTTAATCACTAATGCAGCATTAAAACATTATGAAGAAATCATTAGTAAAGATTATAATATTATAGTTGTTAGTAAAATAGAACTTGATCAAAATGTTTTAAAAAGTAAAATACCTTTTTTTGCTAAGCTTGAACTTTTAGATCCTAAACATTTGATTGAACGTTTAAAAAATGATATTTCTGAGAAAAATTTAAAAGTCTTGCAAGATTCTATACCAAAATTTTATACTTTACAACTTGATTCTTTGCCTAATCAAAATGAATTAAATTCTATAAAAAAACATTTATTGGATATTGTAGGTGTTACTAAGGTTGAAACTTTTTCTAAAACCCATGATAAAATATATTCTTTGTTGATTTTAGTGAAATTTATTTTTTGGTTATTTTTATGTATTATTATTTTACTAGCTTTTATTTTATTTTTAAAACAGATGAGAATTTGGCTTTATGAACATACTGATCGTATTGAAATTATGTGTTTATTTGGAGCTCCATTTTGGTTTAGATCCTTTATGCTTTATAAAATAGTAGTGATTGATTGTTTATTGGCTTTTATTTTTTTACTTGTTTTTTTTACTCAGCTTTTTGATCTTTATATTAAAGAGTATTTTAAAATTATAGATATTGTTTTTCCACCTATAAATTTTATTTTACATTTGAGTTTGATCTTTTTAGCAACTT